One window of the Candidatus Aminicenantes bacterium genome contains the following:
- a CDS encoding orotate phosphoribosyltransferase — translation EGNFRAGDRVALFDDVITSGGSIIKGAGQVEAQGGKVEVVMAVLDRPEGGREAIEARGYRFLSIFTKQDLS, via the coding sequence TCGAGGGCAACTTCCGTGCCGGCGACCGCGTGGCCCTGTTCGACGACGTCATCACCTCGGGCGGCTCGATCATCAAGGGGGCCGGGCAGGTCGAAGCCCAGGGCGGCAAGGTCGAGGTGGTCATGGCCGTGCTCGACCGCCCGGAGGGCGGCCGCGAAGCCATCGAGGCCCGCGGTTACCGTTTTCTTTCGATTTTTACCAAGCAGGATCTATCGTAA